DNA sequence from the Maribacter dokdonensis DSW-8 genome:
GATTTCTTTAATCCTTTAAAGTTACTATCACCTTCTAAAGGCATATTTCTATTTGCATCATATAAAAAACGTGCGCCTCCATAAAGGTGTGCAAAAACCAATTCTGCCACAGATTCTGATGAGGCAGCTGGTGTATTTATGACATGAATATTTTTAGATTTAGCGTAATCTACATCAATATTATCCATACCAACACCACCTCTACCAATTAGTTTTAGAGTAGGACAGGCATCAATTAATTCTTTTCTGACTTTGGTAGCACTACGTACCAATAATGCGTCAATTTTATTTTCATTGATATAGTTGCTTAATTGTTCTTGAGCAACCGTCGTCGTTAAAACGTTAAATCCAGCTTTCTCCAAAGTGGTGATGCCATTTTGGGAAATTCCATCATTTGCTAATATCTTCATATGTTTTAATACAATTTTATTGTTGTGTTCGGTATCTATTACAACAATTATCCTCTTCTTTCCATTTCGCTCATGACGTCTACCAATACACCAACACTCTCTAATGATAATGCATTGTACATGCTAGCTCTATACCCTCCCACAGAACGGTGACCGTTTAAACCATTAATTCCGGCTTCTTTTAACAAACTTTCAAAAGTGGTTTTTAAGACATCATCCGTAAGGTTGAAAGTGGCGTTCATTAAAGAACGATCCTCTACATTGGCAAAGCCTTCAAAAACAGGATTTAGATCAATCTCAGAATAAAGTAATCTTGCCTTCTTTTCGTTGATTTCTTCTATAGCTGCAATACCACCAAGATTTTTTAACCATTCTAACGTTAACATAGAAGTGTAAACTGCAAATACAGGTGGAGTATTGAACATGCTATCTTTCGAAATATGTACTTGATAATCTAACATTGAAGGAATTTTTCTTGATACTTGACCTAAAATTTCTTCTTTAACGACAACCAAAGTTGTCCCTGCAGGACCCATATTCTTTTGTGCACCGGCGTATATTAAATCGAACTGAGAGAAGTCTAAACTTCTTGAGAATATATCTGAGCTCATATCACAAACAAGAGGACAGTCGGTTTTTGGAAACTTCTTGAATTGGGTACCAAAAATTGTATTGTTAGATGTAATATGTAGATAATCTAAACCGCTGGGAACTGAGTATCCTTTAGGTATGTATTTAAAATTTTCATCTTTAGATGAGCCAACTTCAACCACATCGCCAAATAATTTAGCTTCTTTAATGGCTTTATCGCTCCAAGTACCTGTATTTAAATAACCTGCTTTTTTCTCTAGTAAATTGTATGCTACCATTAAAAATTCCATACTTGCACCACCTTGAAGAAATAATGCTTTATAGCCTTTGTCTTTAAGATCTAGCAGTTCTAATGCCAATGATCTTGCATTTTCCATTACGGCAACAAAATCTTTACTTCTATGTGAAATTTCAATAAGTGAAAGTCCAGAACCATTAAAGTCCATAACAGATTCAGAAGCTTTTAAAAGTACTTCTTTTGGTAAGATACAGGGACCGGCACTAAAATTATGTTTTTTCATCTTGTGTGTAATTTAAGGTTGCAAAGGTCAGAATTTTTTGAAGATTTTTCTTTACTATCGCTATTTAATTCTTAGAAGTGTTCAATAAGAATGCTATAGTATCTATTCCGTCGGCATAGTCGTTTAGCATTGGTTTTTGGGTGTTTCCAAAAGAAATTTCATCTTCTACAAAACCAGATGAAACAATACATTGTAAGTTTTCTTTATTGTCCTTAAGCTTCTCTATTAATGTTGACTCATCTTCGTAGTACTCGTAAAACAATGAAGCTATTGGCGAACCAAAACTTTCCTCTTCTTTTAAAATCAAAAAACCATTATCCAATAATTTAAACTCGCTCATTAAATAAACTGCTTTATTGTAATCGTAGTTATTGGCGTATTTATGGTGGTTGATAATGCTATTGTACGGAAACATTGCTTTGAAAAAAGTGTCAATATTATATTCTTTTGGGAGATATATTTTAGATACGCTTCTACACCCTAAACCAAAATATCTAAAAATATCCTCTCCTAATGTTGTTAGTTCTTCTTGGGATTCCTTTCCGGATAAAACAGCCACAGAATTTCTATTTTTACGAATAATATTTGGTTTTTTACCGAAATAATACTCAAAATAACGTGCCGTATTGTTACTTCCAGTCGCAATTACAGCATCGTAATGATCAAGTTTTTCTTTGGTAAATATTACTTTATCCTTTAAAGAAGGTTCAATGTCAATTAAAAAATCAATGAGAAGTGGAATTAATTTTTGATCATTGCTTGATAGTTTTACTAAAGCTTTATTGCCGGTAATTAAAACGCATAAAAGATCGTGAAACCCTACTAAAGGAATATTGCCGGCCAAAATTAACGCTACAATCTTTTCATTGTTGATGCTAAGGTCGTAGTTACTCAGCCAGGCTTCAATATTTTCTTCAGAAAGTACTTTTCCCCATTCTTTGAAAGCATGGGTACAGTTTTCTTCCGTAAACCAGCCATTGTAATGATGTGCTCGTTCTATTTCTGATTTGAAAGAACTTACCCATTTGTCATTTAAATGATCAGAAATGGTGTTTTTGTCTATTAATTCACAAAATGTTCTTAGAAAATTTCCAAGTTTAACAAAAGCTGTTATCGTAAGGTTGCTATGGGCCATTATATTTGTATACTAAATAGGTAGGAATTACCTTTGTGCAAAAATAAGCATGCCCGTTCTTTTTTGGGCATTTTAATGTAGAAGAAATTATGGCAATTATAATAACTGATGAATGTATAAATTGTGGGGCTTGTGAACCAGAATGTCCAAACACTGCAATTTATGAAGGAGCAGATGAGTGGAGATATAGTGATGGTACATCTTTAGAGGGCAATGTTGTTTTACCTGATGGAAAAGAAGTTGACGCGGGTGAAGTACAGGAACCTATTAGTGATGAAGTGTATTATATAGCTCCAGATAAATGTACCGAGTGTATGGGCTTTCATGAAGAGCCACAGTGTGCAGCTGTATGTCCGGTAGATTGTTGTGTGCCAGATGATGACCATGTTGAAACAGAGGAGGTATTATTGGCAAAGCAACGCTTTATGCACCCTGAATAAATGAGGGGGTGATTTTTAGAATATAGCTATCATAAAAAATATATTCTGAATTAGATTTTATTATTACTTCTTGATGAAATAAAAAAAAGCTACCTAAATCAATAGGTAGCTTTTTTATTAAATAAACTAAATCAAAATCAAAACTTGTAATTTAAAGATAAGTTGAACATGGTTCCTAATTGGCTAAAGTGGTAACCATCATACGTCATTTGAGAATAACGTTGGTTGAAAGTAATTAGGTTAGATTGGTTCTGAGTCTGAGCTGGATCTGCTAAGATAGCATCCCCTGCAGCATTTTGAGAAACAAAACTCCATTCTGGTAATACGTTGAACAAGTTGTTAATGTTTAAGGCTATAGTTAATTTATCTGTAGCACTGTAATTAACTCCTAAATCCGTAACTACTTTTGGATCGAATTCTGTACCTAAATTAAAGTTACCATTTGCATCAGTACTTAAACCTTGTTGAAAGAAGCTGGTTTTACCAAATAATGTGTTATTCAATGAAAAACCGAATTTATTGATGTCATAATTAGCTCCTAAAATCCACTTTGTTCTAGGTCTTGATGTAAAGAACAAGGCTTCTTGCGTTTGGTTAACTACAGATTGACCAGAATTTGCTACTAAGGCGATATCCTTTACAGGACCGTCTAGTTCATTCTGAATTGTATAGTTACCAGATAAGTTCAAATCTAAGCTGCCTTCTCCAATTTCAATTCCTTTGTAGGCAAGTACAACATCTACACCAGAGGTTTTGGTGTCAATTGCGTTAGAAAAGAAACTTACATCGCTTAAGTTGTTGTTCGCCAATAAAACGTCTAATGCGTTAGTAGCGTCGCCACTAGGACCTATTTCATTACCTAATACAATTCTATCTTTTACTTTAATGTTGTAATAATCTAAAGTATAGCTGAATTTATTAGCGATTTTTCCTCCAAAACCTATAGTAAAGTTTGTAGATGTTTCAGCATCTAATTGAGGTATACCCAAAAGTTTTGCTTGTGTAGACACGTTGTTGATCAGACCACCAACTTGAATACCTTGACCCGGTACAAAGCTGTACTGTGCTTTTTGAGTATAAATTTGGTGTAGGGTAGGAGCTCTAAAACCAGAAGAAATAGAACCTCTCAATGTAAATGCATCACTAAACTTGTAACGAGAACTAAACTTATAGATGAACGTATTTCCAAAATCAGAATAGTTTTCCGTTCTAATAGTACCACTTAGTAAAAATGCATCAGATACATCGTAGTCTAAACTTAAATATCCACCAATGTTGTAACGATTGAATTTTCCTGAGTTTTGAGGAGATGCTCCTGCAAATGAATCTGCACCACCACCGTCATAAGAGGCAAGTTCACCTTCTATAATTTCAAAAGTTTCTGTTCTAAACTCAGCACCAACACCAATACTTACTTTGTCTGAAAGTAATCTTGAGATATCAATGTTACCAACATTATGGGAAAATCTAGTTCCTCCCGGATCAAAAGACTGCTGGCTATTTTCTCTATATAATTCTGAGCCTTCTGTAATTTCACCGTCATCAACAGAGCCATTACCATTAGCATCTATAAATACAGATGGAGAATATACAACATTTCTATTGTGGGTATTGTTTACCTTATACGTTTGTAAGTTGCCACCGGTTGTGAAGCTTGCATCAACATTCCAATCATTAATAGTTGATTTAAATCCTATTGTTGCATTATAATCACTTAATAAACCTTCAAATGTTGGTAAGTAACCATCATATCCACCGGCAGTATTTGGGTTGTCACCCGGAAAGAAATCAGCTAGATAAGGAAAATCATCAACTGTTCTCCAATATGGTGTTCTGTAGTTTGCAAAACTATTTACAGCTTTGTAGACATATGCAGCGTTACCATATAAAGTGGTGTTTTCGCTTAAGTCATAACCTAAATTTACGGAGAATTTTGCAGCAGCAGTTTCTGGAGAACCATTGATGTTACCAGCATCTGGACGTCTTGATAGGAATTCTTGTACATCTGCAATATCGGCACCAAAATCAGCAGCTTCACCAGCAGCATTAACAGTACCTGGTCTATTTGCTTGATTTACTTTAGATAAATCCAATGTATAATTTACAAAACCTTTGTCTTCACCTATGGTAGAACCATTATTGATTGCTACACCGAACATTTCACCATCACCTTCAGAAGTAATACCTGTTCTCAGCGTTGCAGAACCTTCATTTGGAGAATCCTTTAGAATAATGTTCATTACACCCGCAATAGCATCAGAACCATATTGAGCAGATGCTCCATCTCTAAGAATTTCCACTCTTTTAATCGCATCTGTAGGTATTGCCGAAATATCAGCACCGGTTTCACCACGACCTGGGGATGTTTGAGTGTATAATAATGCACTTAAGTTCTTACGCTTTCCGTTTATTAATATCAACGTTCTACTTGGTCCCATATTTCTTATCTCATAAGGATCCAATAATGAAGTTGCGTCATTTACAGGTGTCTGTACCGTATTAAAAGATGGTATTCTGTATTGTAAAGCTTTGTCAAAAGTAGCCTGACCGGTAGAGGTCAATTCTTTAACGCCAACAACATCAACAGGTAATGGTGTATCTGTATTACTTCTAGGAGCGGTTCTAGACCCAACAACAATAAATTCATCTAGGGCTACACCTTCAGATAATTGAACATTAATTACGCTTTTGCCAGCTGTAGATACTTCTTGGGAAGCAAAACCTATATAGCTAAAAACTAATTTGGTGTCATTTTCAACATTAATGGTATAATTACCATCAAAATCTGAAGTTGTTCCGTTTGTGGTTCCTTTTTCTACGATGTTCACACCTGCTAAAGGCATTCCTGAATCGTCGGTTACCTTACCTGTAATGCTATTTTGAACCTTAGTGTTCAATGTCATGGCAGATATACCGTTTGTACTGGAGTTTAGTCTTAAAACCTTAGCTCTTTGTGGTTTTTTATGATAAACTACATAGTATTTGTTTCCTAAATATTCAAAATCGAAACTAGTTTTACGTTCTAGTTTATTTATGATTTTATCTAAAACAGGGAACTTATATTCCTCAGGGTTTAAACTGGTAGTAGATACCAGAGTGGGGTTGTAAGTAAAATACACTTCGTGCTTTTCACTTATCTCGTTTAAAAACTCACTTAAAGTGATTTTTTCTTTGAGTTTTTCAGACGCCATCATGCTAATACTACTAGTACATAGTAGTGTTGCAAAAAGCAATCTCTTTATTTGTTTTGTTCTCATAAATAAATAGTTTAGTTAATAAATAGGGTTTTCTTGTACGCGTAAAATATTTCCTTTGTTAATAATTCTTGTTCCTGTAGCCTTCTCTATGGCAGCTATGCATATATTTAAATTCTGATTGGGAATACCACCGGAAATGGGTATTTCTTTTAAATGATCAGCTGAATACTGTACTTCTAGACCATATGTCAGTTCTAAATTGGTCATAACATCTTTAAGTGGAATTTCATTAAAGGCGTAAGTACCGCCTCTCCATAAAGCATATGGGGTCTCAATATTTACCCTTTTATGAAGTAATTTTTTACTCTCATTTGAAAATGAAACCATTTCGCCCGGTATCATTTTTGCCACTTCACCATTTTTAAATTCTAAATGAATAGAACCCTCATCAAGAACCACGTTTGTTTTTTGTTTTCTGGTATTCACATGAAACTGTGTGCCCAAGACTTCAACCTTAAGGTCATTGGTAATTACCCAAAACTTGGCATTTGTACTTGGTATGGGTTTAACTTTAAAATAAGCTTCACCCTTTAAGTTCAACAGGCGTGGATTATCATTGTCATATGAAATTTCTGAGTTACCATTAAGTACTACAGATGTACCATCAGGTAGCTTTAGATCAATTATTTCTCCGTAATTGGTTTTATGTACAGTGGTGGAATGTTCGTTAAAATATGTAATGCTGCTGTAGCTTATAAGGATCAAAAGTACTGCGGCAGCTGTAGAGAATAATACCGTGTTCAATGAGCGAACTTTCTTCATTTTTTTTGTTGAAGAATCGTCAATATCAATTTTATCTAAAACCTTTGATAGCGCATGATCTACATCGATGTTGCTAGGGTAGTCTTGATTGAAATTAATACCCGTAATTATAGATTTTGCATTATGAACTGTTTCTAGATGTTCTGGATTGTTTTGTATCCAAGAATTCCAATAGGAGACATCGTTATTGTTTAAGCCTTTGGCCCAGTTTTCAAAAGACGCATCGTTTAGAAAATAATGTAGATCGAATTTGTGCTTTTTGTTCATTTAGTAAGGTATTCCATTTATAAGAGATTTACTTCTTAAAAATATACCCTATTAAATTCAATTTTTTTTCAAAATATTTTTAATCTGTTGATTTTCAGATACTTTTCTTAGCTTTGATAAAGCTTTTTGAAGTACGTTTAAAACACTTTGGTAGTTCATATCCATAACTTCAGCAATATCGGAACTTTTCATTTCGCTGTAGTATTTCAAATAGAGTACCTCTTTTTGTCTAGGGGATAAATTATTAATCAGTTGGGCTAAGGTAGACGTGCATTTAAAATGCATCTCTTGGTGAATTGAAATTTCTTCGGCAGAAAAAGTAAAATTAGATTTAAATAGCTGTGCTTCAGAAATTGGAACGTTCTTTTGATTTTTTTGTAATTGTTTGATCAACCTTCTTTTGAAAGATACAAATAGGTAGGCTTTAAGA
Encoded proteins:
- the serC gene encoding 3-phosphoserine/phosphohydroxythreonine transaminase, giving the protein MKKHNFSAGPCILPKEVLLKASESVMDFNGSGLSLIEISHRSKDFVAVMENARSLALELLDLKDKGYKALFLQGGASMEFLMVAYNLLEKKAGYLNTGTWSDKAIKEAKLFGDVVEVGSSKDENFKYIPKGYSVPSGLDYLHITSNNTIFGTQFKKFPKTDCPLVCDMSSDIFSRSLDFSQFDLIYAGAQKNMGPAGTTLVVVKEEILGQVSRKIPSMLDYQVHISKDSMFNTPPVFAVYTSMLTLEWLKNLGGIAAIEEINEKKARLLYSEIDLNPVFEGFANVEDRSLMNATFNLTDDVLKTTFESLLKEAGINGLNGHRSVGGYRASMYNALSLESVGVLVDVMSEMERRG
- a CDS encoding acyl-CoA reductase; amino-acid sequence: MAHSNLTITAFVKLGNFLRTFCELIDKNTISDHLNDKWVSSFKSEIERAHHYNGWFTEENCTHAFKEWGKVLSEENIEAWLSNYDLSINNEKIVALILAGNIPLVGFHDLLCVLITGNKALVKLSSNDQKLIPLLIDFLIDIEPSLKDKVIFTKEKLDHYDAVIATGSNNTARYFEYYFGKKPNIIRKNRNSVAVLSGKESQEELTTLGEDIFRYFGLGCRSVSKIYLPKEYNIDTFFKAMFPYNSIINHHKYANNYDYNKAVYLMSEFKLLDNGFLILKEEESFGSPIASLFYEYYEDESTLIEKLKDNKENLQCIVSSGFVEDEISFGNTQKPMLNDYADGIDTIAFLLNTSKN
- a CDS encoding 4Fe-4S dicluster domain-containing protein; its protein translation is MAIIITDECINCGACEPECPNTAIYEGADEWRYSDGTSLEGNVVLPDGKEVDAGEVQEPISDEVYYIAPDKCTECMGFHEEPQCAAVCPVDCCVPDDDHVETEEVLLAKQRFMHPE
- a CDS encoding TonB-dependent receptor, which codes for MTLNTKVQNSITGKVTDDSGMPLAGVNIVEKGTTNGTTSDFDGNYTINVENDTKLVFSYIGFASQEVSTAGKSVINVQLSEGVALDEFIVVGSRTAPRSNTDTPLPVDVVGVKELTSTGQATFDKALQYRIPSFNTVQTPVNDATSLLDPYEIRNMGPSRTLILINGKRKNLSALLYTQTSPGRGETGADISAIPTDAIKRVEILRDGASAQYGSDAIAGVMNIILKDSPNEGSATLRTGITSEGDGEMFGVAINNGSTIGEDKGFVNYTLDLSKVNQANRPGTVNAAGEAADFGADIADVQEFLSRRPDAGNINGSPETAAAKFSVNLGYDLSENTTLYGNAAYVYKAVNSFANYRTPYWRTVDDFPYLADFFPGDNPNTAGGYDGYLPTFEGLLSDYNATIGFKSTINDWNVDASFTTGGNLQTYKVNNTHNRNVVYSPSVFIDANGNGSVDDGEITEGSELYRENSQQSFDPGGTRFSHNVGNIDISRLLSDKVSIGVGAEFRTETFEIIEGELASYDGGGADSFAGASPQNSGKFNRYNIGGYLSLDYDVSDAFLLSGTIRTENYSDFGNTFIYKFSSRYKFSDAFTLRGSISSGFRAPTLHQIYTQKAQYSFVPGQGIQVGGLINNVSTQAKLLGIPQLDAETSTNFTIGFGGKIANKFSYTLDYYNIKVKDRIVLGNEIGPSGDATNALDVLLANNNLSDVSFFSNAIDTKTSGVDVVLAYKGIEIGEGSLDLNLSGNYTIQNELDGPVKDIALVANSGQSVVNQTQEALFFTSRPRTKWILGANYDINKFGFSLNNTLFGKTSFFQQGLSTDANGNFNLGTEFDPKVVTDLGVNYSATDKLTIALNINNLFNVLPEWSFVSQNAAGDAILADPAQTQNQSNLITFNQRYSQMTYDGYHFSQLGTMFNLSLNYKF
- a CDS encoding FecR family protein, coding for MNKKHKFDLHYFLNDASFENWAKGLNNNDVSYWNSWIQNNPEHLETVHNAKSIITGINFNQDYPSNIDVDHALSKVLDKIDIDDSSTKKMKKVRSLNTVLFSTAAAVLLILISYSSITYFNEHSTTVHKTNYGEIIDLKLPDGTSVVLNGNSEISYDNDNPRLLNLKGEAYFKVKPIPSTNAKFWVITNDLKVEVLGTQFHVNTRKQKTNVVLDEGSIHLEFKNGEVAKMIPGEMVSFSNESKKLLHKRVNIETPYALWRGGTYAFNEIPLKDVMTNLELTYGLEVQYSADHLKEIPISGGIPNQNLNICIAAIEKATGTRIINKGNILRVQENPIY
- a CDS encoding RNA polymerase sigma factor, translating into MELHSDETIWYFFKKGEANGFSLLFKKYYPQLHVYGLKLSNNREITEDCLQNFFIQLFEEREKQNEIKNLKAYLFVSFKRRLIKQLQKNQKNVPISEAQLFKSNFTFSAEEISIHQEMHFKCTSTLAQLINNLSPRQKEVLYLKYYSEMKSSDIAEVMDMNYQSVLNVLQKALSKLRKVSENQQIKNILKKN